CCCTGAACGGCCTGCTGCGCACCGAGAACGAGGCCGGACCCCTGGAGAAGATGGTGGACGACGCGGTCGCCTCCGCCATGTCCCCCGCCCGCAAGTCCGCGCCCGCCACCCCGCCCGCGTCCGCTCCCGCCGCCCCGATCAAGTCGGTCCCGACGGCCAAGCACGCGACCACCGCCAAGCACGCCACCACGCCCGCGGCCACCGCCCCGGCGACCCCCGCGGCGACCCCCGCGCCGTCCCCCACCCGCCCGGCCGATGCGCCCCGTCCGGCCGACCCGCCCCGCCCCCTCGAGGCGGCCCCGGCCCCGGCCCCGGCGCCCGCGCCGGTCCCCGCCCCCGGGAAGTCCGTGGACGACAAGCCGAGCACCTCGGACGTCCCCCCATCCGCCCCGTCGCCCCCCAGTCCCCCTCCGCGGGAACGGACGACATCTGACAGCCCCCCCAGGTCGTACCGGAGTCGGAACCTCCACCGTCGGACGCCCCCGCCGCACACCCCTGCGGCGGGGGCGAACCCGTCTCCGCCCCCGCCGCGGGCCTGCATCAACGGCGGCGTCGGGCGTTCCCGGTGAGGCGGATGGGTGCCGAGGGGCGACAGGACGGTCGCTAGGCTTGACTCGTGACCACCATCCCCTCGGCGAAGGGCCGCGGCACCGTGCGGCCGATCCGACGGCTCGGAGACCCCGTGCTGCGCACCGAGTGCGACCCCGTACGGACCTTCGACACGAGCCTCAAGCGGCTCATCGACGACATGTTCGCCTCGATGTACGCCGCCGAGGGCGTGGGTCTGGCGGCCAATCAGATCGGCGTCTCGCTGCAGATCTTCGTGTACGACTGCAATGACGACGAGGGTCGTCGACACGTCGGCCATGTGATCAACCCGCTCGTCGTGGCCGAGGACGGCGATGTCGTCACCGACACCGAGGGCTGCCTGTCGATCCCCGGCCTGAACTTCGCCACCCCCCGCTTCGCCCACGCCGTCGTCGAGGGCGTGGACGCCGACAACGAGCCCGTGCGCGTCGAGGGCACCGGCTATTTCGCCCGCTGTCTCCAGCACGAGGCGTCCCACCTGCGGGGAGGCGTCTACATCGACTTCCTCAAGGGCGACACCCGGCGCGACGCCATGCGCGCCATCCGCTCCGCCGGCTGGTCCTGACCGCCGGTGCGGGGAGCGGCCGAACAGATCGTTCGGCTTCCCCGGGACGGCCGAGAGCGCGCCGAAAAGATGGCGACACGACCCCTGCCGTCCGGCGATAATCGGGGCATGTCCGCCACGATCCACGTCCGCGGCTCGGTCTCCATCCCGGAGTCCGAGCTCCGTTGGCGTTTCTCCAGGTCCTCGGGCCCCGGCGGACAGCATGTGAACACCAGCTCCACCGCCGCCGAGCTGTCCTTCGACGTGGCCGCCTCCCCCTCCCTGCCCGAGCCGCTCAAACGTCGCGCCCTGGAACGCCTGGCGAACCGCCTTTCCGCCGGCGTGCTCACCATTCGGGCCGAGGAGTACCGCTCCCAACAGCGCAACCGCGACGCCGCCCGCGTACGGCTCTCCGCGCTACTGGCGGAGGCCACCGCCCCTCCCCCCAAGCTCCGCCGCCCCACCAAGCCCAGCCGCCGCGTCCACGAACGCCGGCTGGAGAACAAGCGCCGCCGCAGCGACGTCAAGCGCGGCCGCTCCAGCCGCTGGCGCTCGGACTGACCCGAACACCCCGCACCCACGAGGCCAAGCGCCGGACCGCACACCCCGCTCAGGCTGACCTCGAACGGCAACCACGCACCATCACCACCGCGATAACGCACCGCCTGCGCTCAAGGGCCTCGGGCGAAGCACTCGCTCTGGAGCGCGGATACGGGCGGCCCCCAGGGGTGGTCCCCGGGGCGAGAAGACGGCGGACTCAGGAGACGGACGGCTCCGCCAGGACTGGGCCCCGGGGCGAGAAGACGAAGGGCCCGGGAGACCGACCGCCCCACCACGACTCGGCCCCGGGCGAGAAGACGAAGGGCCTCAGGAGACCGACCGCCCCACCACGACCGGGCCCCAAGGCGAGAAGACGAAGGGCTCAGGAGACCGACGGCCCCGCCGGGACTGGGCCCCGAGGCGAGAAGACGAAGGGCCTCAGGAGACCGACCGCCCCACCACGACTCGGCCCCGGGCGAGAAGACGAAGGGCCTCAGGAGACCGACCGCCCCACCACGACCGGGCCCCAAGGCGAGAAGACGAAGGGCTCAGGAGACCGACGGCCCCGCCGGGACTGGGCCCCGAGGCGAGAAGACGAAGGGCCCGGGAGACCGACCGCCCCACCACGACTCGGCCCCGGGCGAGAAGACGAAGGGCCTCAGGAGACCGACGGCGCCGCCAGAACTGGGCCCGGGGCGACAAGGCGAATGGCCCGGGAGACCGACGGCCCCGCCACGACTCGGCCCGGGCGAGAAAGCGAAGGGCCCGGGAGACGGACCGCCCCGCCAGGACTGGGCCCCGGGCGAGAAGGGGTGGATGGGCCAGGAGACGAGCGGCCGACGAGTGTTGGCCCCCGGGCCGAGAAGGGGCGACGCCCAGCCTCAGGGCGACACGAGGTTGTGACCGGAAACTCGTGGTCTTGTTGTGGGTGACGCCCCGGAGGGTCAGGAGACGGGCGGTGTCCGTCAGGGGTGGTCTCCGGGCGAGGAGAGGGGGAGGGCTGAGGAGACGGGCGGCCCCCGCCAGGGGGCCGGCGGGGGCGAGGAAGGGTGGGGGTCTTAGGAGGCGGCGATGATCTGGTTGGCGGACTTCATGGCGTCGCGGATGGGGATGGCGAAGCCGACTCCGATATTGCCGTTGCCCTGGCCGGTGGTGGCTATGGCGGTGTTGATGCCGACAAGCTGACCGGACGTGTTGACGAGGGCGCCGCCGGAGTTTCCGGGGTTGATGGCCGCGTCGGTCTGGATGGCGTTCTGGATCGTGCTCTGCTGCTGCCGTACGCCTTGGCCGAAGCCGGGGGGCAGGCCCTGGTCGTTCGGGGCCTTCTCTTCGAGGGTGCGGCCGAGGGCGCTGACGATGCCGGCGGTGACCGAGCCGTCCAGGCCGAGGGGGCTGCCCATGGCCAGTACGGGGTCGCCGACGGCCAGCGCGCTGCTGTCACCGATCGAGGCGGCCTTCAGGCCGGAGACTCCGGCGGCCTTGATGACGGCGATGTCGTGGGCGGTGTCCACGCCGAGCACGTCGGCCGTGGCCGTCTTACCGTCGCTGAACTTGACCTGTACCTGGTCGGCGCCGTTGACCACATGGGCGTTGGTGATGATCGTGCCGTCGGGTCGCAGCACGACACCCGAGCCCCCGCTGGAGCCGGCGTTCGTTCGGGCGCTGATCGACACCACGCTCGGCCGGACGGCCGCCGCGATCTGGGCGGTCGCCCCCTTGCCGGCGGCGACCGGGGCCGCTCCCGTCGTCCCGGTCGAGGACGGCGCATCGTTCGACAGCGCCACCGCCCCGGCCGCACCGACACCGCCGGCGCCCAGCGCGAGCACCAGGAGGGCGGCGGCCGCGACCAGCGTGCGTCGCGGTGCCCATGACCATCCTCGGGATCGCTCCGGGGGGCCGGCACCTATCGCAGGGTGTGGAAGTGGCTGCGAAGAGGAGTGAGGGTAGGCGGGGCCCCCGTGGGGATGCCCTTGACCCTCGGGTGACTGCCAGGGCAGGTACCCGCCGTGCTGCTGCTGCGGAGAGCCGTAGGACCACGGCTGCCGCATTTCGGGTGCGTTCAGAGGGGGCGGCTGCGGGGCGGACCGTTGCGGGGACTGCTCATTCATGGCGTGGGCCTGCGGCCGGCGAGGCTCCTGGCCCTGAGCAGAGGCCGCCTGCGGGTGATGAGGCTCCGGGCCTTGCGCCGAGGCTGCCTGCGCCTGGCGAGGCTCCTGGCCCTGAGCAGAGGCTGCCTGCTGCTGACGAGGACCCGGACCCTGAGGCCAGGATGCCTGCGGCTGGCGAGACTCCGGACCCTGAGCCGAGAAGGCCTGCGGCTGGCGAGGGTCCTGAGCCGAGGATGCCTGGGGCTGCCAGGGCGGTGGGCTCTGGGGGTGGAGGGTCTCCGGTGGGGATGACGGATGCCCTGTCTCATGGTGCGGCGGCAGGTCCTGGGCGGAATGCGCCACGCGCGGCCCCTGCTGCTCCGCTCGCTCGTCGAACCCGCCCATGAGGGAGGGCGGCATCGGTGCGTCGTCGCTGTGGTGCTGCGGCCATGAGCCCGTGGTGTGGGTCTCGTCGTGGTGTTCGTTGTCCATGGGTACCCCCGGCTCGTCTCTCACACCTTGAGAGTCGGCCGGCGGCCTGCAGTGACCCTGGAACGAAGCTGAAAGTCTGCTGAATGTGAGAAGGGCCGTCCACGCTCGTTCGGTGACGCCCATGCGTAGATCTGCGGGACACGTCGGCATGGCCGCTCGGCGCGCTGATCCGACAGGGAGAGTCCGCATGCCCCCCGGGAACAGCGGGAAGCCGGCCACACCGCAGCAGCGAACGGGGCGGGCCTTCGTTCGGAGTGCCGACCTGCGGTCATCGAGAACCGATCCCCTGGCCTTTCGGAGGCCGGCCGTGATTGGAAAGGACGGCCCCGCAACCTCGGCTGTCCCTGCTCCATGGCCCGGTACAGGGGCACAAATCTCACACTCGCGGAGCCGACAAGCGGTCAGCGACCGACGACTCCCCCGTCCACGGAGGCCCCTCTCGGTGCCAGGCCCCACGGCACGGTGGGGCCCGCCTAACGGGCGGCTCCTCGGCGGGCCTAGTCCGGGGCCAAAGGAAGGATGACGCGGAAGATGGAGCCCTCGCCCGGGGAGGAGTCGACCTGGACCGTACCGCCGTGGGCGGCCACCAAGGCGGCCACGATGGCCAGGCCCAAGCCCGTGCCACCGTCCTCGCGGCTGCGGGAGTCGTCGACGCGGTAGAAGCGTTCGAAAACGCGGTCGGCCTGCTCTCTCGTGAGGCCGGGACCCTCGTCGGCGACGTCACAGACCACCGTGGGGATACCGGGCGGCGCGCCGCGTGCCTCAAGAAGCCGGCTCTCGGCGGGAGTGCCGGGACGCAGGCGTACCTTCACCGGGACGCCGTCGGGGGTGTGGGTGACCGCGTTGCTCAACAGGTTGGCCAGGATCTGGCGCAGGCGGGGTTCGTCGCCCAGCACCTGGTAGGCCAGGCCGCCGTCGACGATGAGGTCAAGGGGGCGGTCGGGGGCGAGGACGCGGGCCTCTTGGACGGCGTCGGCGGCCACCGCCAGCAGGTCGACCGGACGGCGGTCGATGGGGCGTTGTCGGTCGAGACGGGCCAGCAGCAGGAGGTCCTCGACGAGCAGGCCCATGCGGGCGGCGGCGTCCTCGATGCGGCGGATCAGGAGGTCGAGTTCGAGAGGGGAACGGGCGGCCCCCTGGCGGTAGAGCTCCGCGAAGCCACGGATGGCGGTCAGCGGGGTGCGCAGCTCGTGGCCCGCGTCGGCGACGAAGCGGCGCATCCGTCGTTCCGACTCGCGGGCGGTGCTCTCGGACGCCTCCCGGGCGCGGAACGCCGACTCGATCTGGGCGAGCATGCCGTTGAGGGAGCCGCCGAGCCGCCCGACCTCGGTCCGGAAGTCGGCGGGCGGCACCCGCCGGGACAGGTCGCCGGCCGCGATGGCGCCCGCCGTCTCCTCGATGGCGGCGAGGGGGCGCAGGCTGACCCTCACCACCCAGACGCCGACACCCGCCAGCACCATCAGCACCGCGAAGCCGACCAGCAGGTCGATGGCGATCAGACGGCTGACCGTGCGGTCGGCCTCCCCCAGGCTGACACCCACGACGACGCTGCCGCCGTCGTCGAGCGGGATCACCAGCACCCGCCACGACGACTCCGACCCGGTGCCGGGCACGGTGAACGGGCTGCCGCGCCGGCCGTCGAGGTCATCGGGGAGACGGGGGGCCCCGGTGATCCCCTGCGCGTCGGCGGAGTCCCTGATGGTGCCGGTGGACGTCCGGATGTCGCCGTACATGTCGGCGGGGACGCGCAACTCGACCGGACCGAGCGGCGGCTGCTGCCCGAGCTGCTCGGCGATGCGCTCGGCGGTGTCCCGCAACTGCCCGTCGGCGCGGTCCACCAGATAGCCCCGCAGCACGGACACCCCGGCCACGCTGATGGCCGTCAGACCCACCGCCACCAGCATCAGCACGGCGGCGATCATCTTGACCCGCAGCGGGGTGCGCCCGGACAGCGCCCGCAGCCGCCCCCGGCCACCCCGAGGCGGAACGCTCACCGGCCCCTGAGAGCCGGCCGCGTGCTCAGGGTGAACGCCCGTATGCCACGGAGACTCACCCGCATGCCCCACACGACCACTCCCCCCACCGGGAGCCGCGAACACCGCGCCGTGAAAGCCCACCGCAGGGCCGGTGCCCTGGGGCTCGGGCTCGGGGCCGGGGGGCGTGGTCATGCGCCCGGGGGGAGGCGCAGGACGTAGCCGACGCCTCGTAGCGTGTGGATGAGCCGGGGCTCGGTGTTGTCGACCTTGCGGCGCAGTGCCGAGACGTAGGACTCGACGATCCCGGCGTCTCCGCGGAAGTCGTAGTTCCAGACGTGGTCGAGGATCTGGGCCTTGGAGAGCACCCGGCCGGCGTTGGCCATGAAGTAGCGCAGCAGCTTGAACTCCGTGGGCGACAGGGCGATGGCGCGGCCGGCGCGCCAGACCTCGTGGCCGTCCTCGTCGAGCTCGATGTCGGCGAAGGCGATGCGGGGCGACGGGTCGGGCACGCCGGCCTTGGCGCGGCGGAGGACGGCCTGGATGCGGGCGATGACCTCCTCCAGGCTGAACGGCTTGGTGACATAGTCGTCACCGCCGATGGTGAGCCCGGTGATGCGGTCCTCGACGGCGTCGCGGGCGGTCAGGAACAGCACCGGGGTGTGGGTGCCGCCCGAGCGCAGGCGTCGGACGACGGAGAAGCCGTCGAAGTCGGGCAGCATCACGTCGAGCACGATGAGGTCGGGCCGGTGCCGTCGCGCGGCCTCCACCGCCAGGGCCCCGGTGGTCGCGGTGACCACGTCGAACCCGGCGAAGCGGAGGCTGCCCGCCAGCAGCTCCAGGATGTTGGGGTCGTCCTCGACCACCAACAGACGGGCCCCCGCTCCGTCCGGGGAGGGCCGTGTCGACACGGGTGCCGTCGGCGATGTCTGCTCGTTCACTGGCCTGCCCCCCATCCGTCCTCACCAGGATGGCCTGTGAACCTGAATGTTTGCTGAAAGGAACCTGAGACTTCCTGGATGCCCACGCGAGGCACGGGGATGCACCGCCGCCCTGCCGTGGCGACATTTCAGTCACCAATACCTAAGCGCGACGGAATCCCCATCACTCCCGCCCGCCTAGCTTTGTGATCACCGGAAGCGATCACGAGGGAGACGGACATGAACGACACGAACGAGCTGGTGGAGCGCTACATCGCCGCCTGGAACGAGACCGACCCCGTGGCGCGGCGGGCCCTGGTCGCCGAGGTGTTCGCCGACGACGCGTCCTACATCGACCCGCTGGTGGCGGTTCGGGGGCGCGACGGGCTGGACGCCACCATCGGGGCCGTCCAAGGGCAGTTCGGCGGGCTGCGGTTCAGCCTGGGCGGGCCGGTCGACGCGCACCACGACATCGCCCGGTTCACCTGGCACCTCGGCCCCGAGGGCGCGGAGCCGCTGGTGATCGGCTTCGACGTCGCCGTCGTCGGCGAGGACGGCCTGATCAGGCAGGTCCTCGGCTTTCTCGACAAGGTGCCGGCGGGCATCTGATCCCCCACCGGGCGGACCCGTACGAGGGTCCGCCCCGGCGGGGGGCCCGACGCGGAAACCCGTGGGAGCCCCCGGATCACACGTCGTAGTTGAAGCCGAACGCGCGAACGCCCGTCTCGGTGCGTGGACGGTGGCTGGTCTCGGAGCCGAAGGCCACGTAGGTTCCCGGGCCGTATGTGCGGTCGCCCTCGATGATCTCGCCCTCGACGACGAAGTACGCCTCGCCGTACGTTTCGTGAACGTCCGGTTCGGGCCACTCGGCACCCGGGGCGAGGTCGATGACCCACGTACGGATGCCGGCCATCCCGGGGAGCATCCGCACCGTGATCCCCGGGGCCACCTCATCCACGGGCACCTCGTCGACCTCGACCGGGATGATCTGTCCGGGCAGGACCTGCGGCGGTGTGGTCACGGTGTCACGGCTCCGTTCACGCGGTGATGTCCTTGAGTTCGCGGCGCGAGGTGACGCCGAGCTTGGGATAGGCCTTGTAGAGGTGGTAGCCCACCGTTCGGTGGCTGAGGAAGAGCTGCGCGGCGATGTCGCGGTTGGACAGCCCCTTGGCGGCGAGCCGAACGATCTGCAGCTCCTGAGGCGTGAGCCCGGCGGCGGCACCGGGAACGGGCCGTTCGTCCGGGAGTCGGGCGCCGGTGGCGGTGAGCTCGGCCCGGACGCGTTCGGCCCAGGGGCGCATGCCGAGCCGGTCGAAGGTGCCCAGGGCGTCGTTCAGGTGGGCGCGGGCCTCAGCCTTGCGATGTGCCCTGCGCAGCCATTCGCCGTAGAGGAGCGCGGTGCGGGCGTACTCCAGTGGACGACCGTCACGGTCGTGCGCCTTGAGGGCGTCCTCGTACAGCCGTTCCGCCTGTTCGTCCCCGGTGAGCAGTGCCCGGCTCCGTAGGACGAGCGCGTCGGCCCACGGTCGCCGTACGGAGGCCGCCCACTGTTCGAAGCGTTCCATGGCCTCCTTGGCGCGTTCGGCCGCTCCGACCCGTACGGCCGATTCCACCAGGTCGGGGGTGGAACGCATGGCGCAGATGTGGTGGCGCATGGGCTCGCGGGTGAGGTGCTCGAAGTGGGAGAGGGCGGCCTCGGCACGCCCCAGGCCGAGGTCGAGCAGGCCCAGGGACCAGTGCGCCCAGGGCGCGCCGGGGGCGATCGCTCCGGCGGTGGCCCCCTCCAGGCCCGTTTCCGCGTGGCGTCGACAGGCTTCCTCGTCGCCTTCGGCGGCGTGCAGGTAGGCCAGCACGCTGTTGAACTGGCCGACCCACTGGCGTTGGCCGGTGTCGCGGGCCAGTCCGAGCGCCTCGGTCGCCGTGGTGAGCGCGTCCCGGTGGCGGCCGGTGAAGAGCTCGCCCTCGGCCATGAAGAACAGCACCGTCGGCAGCCGGCCCGCCCCGCCGGCGTTGCGGTGTTCGGCGGCCAACGCGGTGGCCAACGCGTAGGCGTCGGCGTCCTGCCCCCGGGCCAACGCGGTCCCGCACAGGATCAGCAGCGCCTGATCGGGTGCGCGGCCGTGGCGGCGTGACTCGTCGAGGGTGCGGACCAGTGTCGGGGGCGGCTCCCCTTCGCCGTCGTCCAGCAGGCGGAGAACGGAGCGGGCCAGGGGTTCGAGCGGGTCGCCGTCCGGCAGCGGGATGGCCGCCAGCCGCTCCAGCACGTCCGACAGATGCCGTTCGCCGAGGTACCAGCCGGTGTGGACGGCCTGGATCAGCATCGCGGCGGCCGTTCCGGGGTCCGTGTCGCCGATGCGTGCGGCCCCGTCGACGAGGAGCCGGTGCGCGGAGGGGAAGGCCCCCTGCCAGAAGTCCGCCAGAGCCCGTACGTGAGTGAGCCGGGCATCGGCGGCCGGGTGGGCGTCGACGCTGCGGGCCGCGTGGTCCGCTAGGTCCCTGGCACGGTCCAGGTCACCGGCCTCCAAGGCGGCCTCGGCGGCCAGGGCCGTACGGCGCGTCCTGGCGGCGGGCTCGGTGCTGAGGCGCGCCGCCCGTTCGTACGCCGCAGCCGCCGCTCCATGACCGCTGCGCTCCCGCGCCCGGGCGGCAGAACGTTCCAACGCGGCGGCGGCCTCCTCGTCGGGCCCGGTGGCGGCGGCCGCCAGATGCCAGGCCCTGCGGTCGCCGTGCTCGGGTGCGTCGAGCGCGTCGGCCAGCGCCCGGTGGACGGCCAGGCGACGCCCCACCGGCGCCCGCTGGTGCACGGCGGCCCGAACGAGCGGATGACGGAAGACGATCGAGGTCCCGTCGGCATCCCCGCGCCGCACCAGACCGGCGTCCTCGGCGGGCGTCAGATCGTCGACGCTCGCCCCCAGGGCCTCGGCGGCGCGCAGGATGACGTGAAGCTCACCCGTCTCGTCGGCGGCGGCGACCAACAGCAGACTCTGCGTCGCCTCGGAGAGCCGGCTGATCCGCCCGTGGAACGCCAGTTGCAGACGCCCGGTCAACGGAAGCGCCCCGGGGCTGAACCCCCCGTGCCGCTCGGCGGCCAGCGCAACGGGCAATTCCAACAAGGCCAGCGGATTGCCGCGCGCCTCGGCG
The DNA window shown above is from Thermomonospora umbrina and carries:
- a CDS encoding S1C family serine protease, with amino-acid sequence MLALGAGGVGAAGAVALSNDAPSSTGTTGAAPVAAGKGATAQIAAAVRPSVVSISARTNAGSSGGSGVVLRPDGTIITNAHVVNGADQVQVKFSDGKTATADVLGVDTAHDIAVIKAAGVSGLKAASIGDSSALAVGDPVLAMGSPLGLDGSVTAGIVSALGRTLEEKAPNDQGLPPGFGQGVRQQQSTIQNAIQTDAAINPGNSGGALVNTSGQLVGINTAIATTGQGNGNIGVGFAIPIRDAMKSANQIIAAS
- a CDS encoding cupin domain-containing protein, with amino-acid sequence MTTPPQVLPGQIIPVEVDEVPVDEVAPGITVRMLPGMAGIRTWVIDLAPGAEWPEPDVHETYGEAYFVVEGEIIEGDRTYGPGTYVAFGSETSHRPRTETGVRAFGFNYDV
- a CDS encoding AAA family ATPase, coding for MTERAAPLLGRTTETETIAALLENTRAGGSGALVLRGEPGIGKTALLEHAAATAGDLRLMRGTGIEVEAELPFAGLQLLLRPALDSLPALPERQRTALEAALGLGSGTAPDPMLVGLAVLSLLTEHADRVGHDEPAGRVGGAGLLCLVDDAQWLDRASRDVLAFAARRLHAEGVAMLFAARDGEGSFPAAGLDELVLTGLPPEAAAALLDGRPLTPAVRFRLLAEARGNPLALLELPVALAAERHGGFSPGALPLTGRLQLAFHGRISRLSEATQSLLLVAAADETGELHVILRAAEALGASVDDLTPAEDAGLVRRGDADGTSIVFRHPLVRAAVHQRAPVGRRLAVHRALADALDAPEHGDRRAWHLAAAATGPDEEAAAALERSAARARERSGHGAAAAAYERAARLSTEPAARTRRTALAAEAALEAGDLDRARDLADHAARSVDAHPAADARLTHVRALADFWQGAFPSAHRLLVDGAARIGDTDPGTAAAMLIQAVHTGWYLGERHLSDVLERLAAIPLPDGDPLEPLARSVLRLLDDGEGEPPPTLVRTLDESRRHGRAPDQALLILCGTALARGQDADAYALATALAAEHRNAGGAGRLPTVLFFMAEGELFTGRHRDALTTATEALGLARDTGQRQWVGQFNSVLAYLHAAEGDEEACRRHAETGLEGATAGAIAPGAPWAHWSLGLLDLGLGRAEAALSHFEHLTREPMRHHICAMRSTPDLVESAVRVGAAERAKEAMERFEQWAASVRRPWADALVLRSRALLTGDEQAERLYEDALKAHDRDGRPLEYARTALLYGEWLRRAHRKAEARAHLNDALGTFDRLGMRPWAERVRAELTATGARLPDERPVPGAAAGLTPQELQIVRLAAKGLSNRDIAAQLFLSHRTVGYHLYKAYPKLGVTSRRELKDITA
- the def gene encoding peptide deformylase yields the protein MTTIPSAKGRGTVRPIRRLGDPVLRTECDPVRTFDTSLKRLIDDMFASMYAAEGVGLAANQIGVSLQIFVYDCNDDEGRRHVGHVINPLVVAEDGDVVTDTEGCLSIPGLNFATPRFAHAVVEGVDADNEPVRVEGTGYFARCLQHEASHLRGGVYIDFLKGDTRRDAMRAIRSAGWS
- a CDS encoding sensor histidine kinase gives rise to the protein MSVPPRGGRGRLRALSGRTPLRVKMIAAVLMLVAVGLTAISVAGVSVLRGYLVDRADGQLRDTAERIAEQLGQQPPLGPVELRVPADMYGDIRTSTGTIRDSADAQGITGAPRLPDDLDGRRGSPFTVPGTGSESSWRVLVIPLDDGGSVVVGVSLGEADRTVSRLIAIDLLVGFAVLMVLAGVGVWVVRVSLRPLAAIEETAGAIAAGDLSRRVPPADFRTEVGRLGGSLNGMLAQIESAFRAREASESTARESERRMRRFVADAGHELRTPLTAIRGFAELYRQGAARSPLELDLLIRRIEDAAARMGLLVEDLLLLARLDRQRPIDRRPVDLLAVAADAVQEARVLAPDRPLDLIVDGGLAYQVLGDEPRLRQILANLLSNAVTHTPDGVPVKVRLRPGTPAESRLLEARGAPPGIPTVVCDVADEGPGLTREQADRVFERFYRVDDSRSREDGGTGLGLAIVAALVAAHGGTVQVDSSPGEGSIFRVILPLAPD
- a CDS encoding nuclear transport factor 2 family protein, with amino-acid sequence MNDTNELVERYIAAWNETDPVARRALVAEVFADDASYIDPLVAVRGRDGLDATIGAVQGQFGGLRFSLGGPVDAHHDIARFTWHLGPEGAEPLVIGFDVAVVGEDGLIRQVLGFLDKVPAGI
- a CDS encoding response regulator transcription factor; translated protein: MSTRPSPDGAGARLLVVEDDPNILELLAGSLRFAGFDVVTATTGALAVEAARRHRPDLIVLDVMLPDFDGFSVVRRLRSGGTHTPVLFLTARDAVEDRITGLTIGGDDYVTKPFSLEEVIARIQAVLRRAKAGVPDPSPRIAFADIELDEDGHEVWRAGRAIALSPTEFKLLRYFMANAGRVLSKAQILDHVWNYDFRGDAGIVESYVSALRRKVDNTEPRLIHTLRGVGYVLRLPPGA
- the arfB gene encoding alternative ribosome rescue aminoacyl-tRNA hydrolase ArfB → MSATIHVRGSVSIPESELRWRFSRSSGPGGQHVNTSSTAAELSFDVAASPSLPEPLKRRALERLANRLSAGVLTIRAEEYRSQQRNRDAARVRLSALLAEATAPPPKLRRPTKPSRRVHERRLENKRRRSDVKRGRSSRWRSD